A stretch of DNA from Xyrauchen texanus isolate HMW12.3.18 chromosome 31, RBS_HiC_50CHRs, whole genome shotgun sequence:
atatcaatatatatatacacgtgaatttgtcaatcagttggagatttattatgagggcttgtttaaggacccgtcaatgtacacctgcgtcagacatgcttgtgtagcgtctcgggtgctttgcatcataaatataaaatgcttAGTTCACtgcttcaagttaaatatagtttaatactcaatctttaaacacatcttgagatcccttagttcgcatttgcgctccttaaagtgttttgaatgcaagaacgtaacgcatgtctgtgttgtgggttgttttcttcactgtataaactgtgtgtttctcatacagctgaaatttgacttgcatttctcaggaatcttccttattatgctgcgattaattgtgaatttttttttttacgcgttattttttgtcaaattaatcgcactgaattaacgcgttaaatggacagccctaatatatatatatatatatataaataaaggatGTTAAATGGCAAGTTTAAAACAAATACTGTAGTAGACGGTACAGATACCAGTAAAAATGTCACAATTCtcaattttgaaaacacagaatattttttttttgtatacagtACTATTGAACATACTCTTTTAGCCTACTAAAATgttaaatttcaatgtaaatgggGGAGTCACTTTGTGACACTGTGATGTGTGTTGAAGCAGCCTAGTGGGGAgctacactttgctacaattatcCTTCCACTCAATATTACTCTGTAAGAACCGATTTAGTTTTTGATCGTTAAAATGTGCTGGGAGTGTAGAATGTCGAAGAATTAAAAATCATCGTCCTATGCGTCTGACGCCTCTCAAGAGCAAGATGTTGGTGGTCCGGTTAGGAATGACAACGCGCCTCAGGATGTAGGTCAAGATATTGTGAACATTTATGTAGCActaatgaatataaataaatattatatttaaacaacagcatgattccttcaagtgtttctcaattaagtaaCCATTGCTTCAACTTTTTTAAGTTGTACAATATgacatttgtttgatttttgttcTAAACTGTTTGTTCCCAAATTCCATtctttctgattttatttttctgaatttttaaaattgtattcaatTTCATCTTCTAAAttgtgtctaatcaaatgaatacaactttaaacaaataaaaatataacaatttcttatcaacataccattgcatttatttttatttttttaaataagtgctTTAGTAAAGATCCTCACAACATAATCTTATAACACAATATTGGACTTATTTTTGTGAACAAAAAAGTGCTGTACAACAGTGCATCACATTATGAATGAAAATATTGATGAAAACTTATATTCTATTCTAACAGCCCCTTGCCTGTGAGATTTAGGTTCaacttaacaaaaataataataataataaaataaactttaagtatatcttttattttgaatcaaacttttattttgacatgatgGCTTTTAATGGTCTTTGTTTTTGACGGTAGTTTCACACTTCCGGATAAATTATGGTTAAATGACCCAACGTGATTGTCGAGGCACAAAATGCTACAATTTATAAATATAGTCTGCAGGCGCTGCACACATCAAAGCGAATGTGCACTCTattctgtcatctactacaaGAAGCACAGGGCGCAATGTGAGCAGCTTCATACATTCACTTTGCAGTGCACagactgtacagtatatttacttaAATCTCAAATTAAATGGGGTGGGgggtgacaactagccctggtctacCCTATTTTTGACAAATGTGCAGTAGTCACCTGTGTGCAGCTTGCCTTGGGTTACTAACTTTCTTCTCCTGTTTCTTCTTGTAGTGTTCCTCCATTAGAAGAGTATCTTCAGACAACAGCTGCTCCATCAGCATGAGAGCTGTCTTCCGATTGGTTGTAGGGTAAAGACTACGAGCTAATGACTGGTCAGCTGAAACTACCTCCTGAACTAGCACTTCCCACTCTAGTTTGTCCTTGGGATCCTTACATCGCTTGTTATCAGTCACAAGACATCCAACTTCCTTACCACTAACCTCTTTTTCCCTACTTAGTGCAGGTGTCTGGCTGGACTCCACATGCGGAATGACAGGAAGTGTAGTTATATGTGTAGTTTCAATAAAACAACATGGGGTAGGCACTGCATTTTGGAGTTCAACAAGAGTTTTTATTTCAGGAGATGGGCAATTTTTTGCCTCTGTCTCATTTGTCTCAGGCATTGAAATCCATAAACTGGGATCTGTTGTGACTCCATGACTGAGAGAAACTTCTGGACCAGATAAAGGTGCCTCACTCACATTCAGAGGAGAAAATTCCTGCTCTTTTCTGCAATGATTAAAAACAGACATAATTTAAAAACATGCTTTCAATGTGGccacaaaaatgttattatacTTGCCAGGGCATCACTATGCTaagttgttttgatttatttaactCAGGTAAAAAAGGTattctaggtggttgttagggcattccTAGGTAGTTGCTTAATGACCACATCAAAAAGCCCACCCCAAAgcctggtctctagatatggcttagGTCCCTCGTTCAATGTAAGTCTACAGGatttttttcacccattttatctTCCACCAGATGTAAATCGTAAGTCTGATGGCTTACAAAAGTAATAGCGCACTTTGagatacagtactgtatgtattgCCAAAATGATGCAGGAAAAGTTACAAaatgaagtttaatacttaagcttaggggtttgttcaaataccTAACTCTAAGGTATGTGCAATAACAATCGTGAAACTTGCCTTATTAGACACcactaataaatacataaacaacaaGGATTGAGGGTATACAGTACCTGATATCAAGCTTGATCTCATCGGATTCATTGGAATGACTAGGCATGGTGTCATTTCTATTTTTAGTTCCATTGCAGTGAGAAGCCAAATGGATTTCATCCTCACGAGAGGGTACATGGTATACAGAGGCAATGCCATGGGATTCATATGTGTCAGGTGGAGAGGACAATGCTTTGAGCTGGGAGTAGGGAACTGCTAAAGAGTCTGGTGTTGGAGATATCTGCTTAAGGAGTTGTTTCTCAGGACCTGCCTGAGATTTATCTGAGTGTTCTCCAAATCTCAACAGGGGGCAACAGCTTTGATTTAGCTTACTCTCCATATGTTCCTTTCCTTTTGTGATTTGCGTCTCTTTTACAGACATATGTTGCTTTTCCTGCAGTTGGTCAAGCTGCTCAGAGCTCTTGCTGAGAACTTCAGGACTTGAGATCTTGGACACCCCAAGTTCCTCCATAGATTTTCCTCTTGGAGCGACCATTTGTGCCCGTCGGTCATTAGAAACCGATGCTGTACGACTGTGATGGACCAATGTATCTCCCTCTACATTTCTCTGCACACTGAAAAAACAAGTAGTTGGCATCAAGATATCATGTTTAATCAAATCATTTCCCAAACTAAATAACTATTTAACCAAATGAATGACATTCATGTCTACTCTGTTGAGATAacaacatttttctattttctgaagaaaatgtaagtggcGGTTGCACATGTATCACTCATGCCAATAGCACAAATAGTGCAGGACCTGTTACACACCACATTTTAAAATCATAtgatctttaaaaatgtaaaatccaCATGACTTGTTGGCCGTCAATGGACTGCTTAAAGCGAGCGGTGTGACTTTGACATCTGGATGAAACATACTGCAGAgaatgtgttgtttttattttagagctGGCTTCACCCATGCAAAGATATTTATTAAGAATTGTCCAGTAATCTTTTGCTTTGATAGGCCAGTGGCATTGGGgtaaaagttgaaataatttgAACTGAATGCCGCATCATGATTGAAGGAAGGGCAAGGGTGAAGCTGATGCTTCACTCCATATTGTCCAGCAATTGGTCCAAATCCTTAACTGTAAAGGCTAAAGTCTACTTCGGTTTCCTGTATTCAGCTAGATCTCGTACACAGTACGTGACGTAAATTTAATCATCGCCAAACTTTGCGTTGACAGTTTTTGTAACCTCATGCACCTCGTAGCATGCATGGGTTGAACATGTCCACACAGGCTTCTTTCAATAGGATACACTTTAAAAAGCATAGAATGCCCAACCGTGCACAATGCATAAAGGCACACGGATAAACTTAGTATACCCTAACCATAAGTATGAGCAACATTAATAGTGAAGCTTGTCCTAGCAAGTGCCACTAATAATTTGGGGACAGACACAGTCTGACATTTCCCATTATACTCATCAACAAGAGCAATAATAGGTCACCTTGATATGTCATTGTTACAACTGGTTGAGAACTCATCTGGATGTTTCTGAGCCTATAGAACAAAATATGATGTTAATGTAGCCATATAACAATCGAAATGTGGCAGTGGATATTTTAAACTTAGtcatacaaaacatttttaatacataCGTGGAAAGCATGGGGAGTGGACGTGCTTCGAGCCCGGAAGAACTCAGGTTGTTCAGGCCGGTCCAGAAGACTCTCCACAGACGCAGACTTCCCTGCTGATGGGGACTTCTCTCTCGAGCTGGACTGCCTTGAGTGAATGCTAGGCTGAGCAGGGATGAATTGGGCATATTTAACAGAATTTGACATGGACTCAAGAATGCGACCAGCAGAGAGAGGCCTGTGGAGCTTCTTAAAGTCTGCAATGCCAGAGTTATGTCTGGAGCTCCAGGCACTCAGCCTCCCAGCAGTTGAATTCCTTTGGCTTGGTAATTGTGGAACTGGCTGTTGGGGTTCAGCTACCTTTTGACCAGTTTTCCGTTCCATGTATGCTGTCAAGGCCTTGTGCTGAAGCTGCTTCAGACTTGACTTTGAGAAGTTGGAGGCAGACAGAGCACGTCCTCGTGTTTCAAACATCTTCCGCCTGGCAGCCACTAGACCATGATCACCACCTTCCCCTTCATTTCCAAGAGAGTGGCAGTTCATATGAGCAGGTTCATCTGACAGCTGATGTAGTTTCTCAGGTTCAGAATGAGACAACTTTTTCTGATCTGCCGTCAAACGCTTCCTAGACCCTACTCGAGGCACTTGTGGTTGAGCAATATTCTGTGACGTCTCCGTTTCTATTTCCATTCCTTTCTCGATCTCCAGACAGAGGTCCTTCATGCTCTTCTTTTCTGTTCCTTGAGGATTGTGTAGTTGTGCAGTGGGATTGGCCAAGCTGGAATGTACGTTTTGTAATGGCGAACCAGCAGGCACAACAGAATGCTTTTTGTTTGTCTGCTGCTTGATTCTGTGGGGCCAAGAGAGTTGCAAATCTGTCCTTTTAAAGGAAGTTGCCTTTAAAACCTTGGATTGGGCATCTTTCAGTTTCTCCTTGTAATACTTTTTGTAGGAGTCATCCAAGGTACCACATGGGTAGGTGAATTCATTTGGTTGTTCTTCTTTAGACATTTCACTCTGCCAATGTTCACTGTTATTAGAGCTTTGGCTATCTTTTCCTGCCTTCTGCTTATCTTTGCCATAGTCTGTAATCTTAATCTCCATACCACTATCATTATTGTTTTTGAAATTGCTTGTAAATGGTGCCATGCTGGCTCCTGTGAGGTGGTATAAAAGTGGGGTGGTCTCCTTGCTTATCTTTTCTCTTGGAACATCCAATTTGGGCTGTCTCGAATTTCTTGTCATCTGTTTTTCATTCTTGGGGCAACTGGTATGGTCTTCCTTAATCAGAGCAGGGGTTATTGTTTTACCAACCAAATTC
This window harbors:
- the LOC127624928 gene encoding protein Shroom1-like, producing the protein MVCQGNQCLILFISPGSIITFHSFDGFYHFHFERMSNLDLHPLSLPVSRLSPAKSSSSIDQYTHHHSKGDSAYSSFSGGSTVPDYSSPYLKDELQSYSLHYTDLKYAKAKYSPTFLESDSKSMDHLYRSMEANVQQHHRSSSSCSNVESPPVPMLPLPPPPPPARLDSFVTTRNLENTRARLSPEGQFDDISTSKQTGNPEDCGVLVEPVNCRLISQNCQRDQLKQDLGDKVLEPPKYTSILSRLPLQTCQPEHLQQSWCGHSETQRKRSHSAYGGPVSEQQCYVNSCHMPQNMIRGSIQHKGQFYFVTGVFNSSEPSVMQGVGESRSMETSSEWSYKAQRRRQSCPDGPRGRLFFQEAHKFIIQNEAMEHPSYKSEQTSQGVEDKRVMSKENGKHHSSSHPIFYCGPEENLVGKTITPALIKEDHTSCPKNEKQMTRNSRQPKLDVPREKISKETTPLLYHLTGASMAPFTSNFKNNNDSGMEIKITDYGKDKQKAGKDSQSSNNSEHWQSEMSKEEQPNEFTYPCGTLDDSYKKYYKEKLKDAQSKVLKATSFKRTDLQLSWPHRIKQQTNKKHSVVPAGSPLQNVHSSLANPTAQLHNPQGTEKKSMKDLCLEIEKGMEIETETSQNIAQPQVPRVGSRKRLTADQKKLSHSEPEKLHQLSDEPAHMNCHSLGNEGEGGDHGLVAARRKMFETRGRALSASNFSKSSLKQLQHKALTAYMERKTGQKVAEPQQPVPQLPSQRNSTAGRLSAWSSRHNSGIADFKKLHRPLSAGRILESMSNSVKYAQFIPAQPSIHSRQSSSREKSPSAGKSASVESLLDRPEQPEFFRARSTSTPHAFHAQKHPDEFSTSCNNDISSVQRNVEGDTLVHHSRTASVSNDRRAQMVAPRGKSMEELGVSKISSPEVLSKSSEQLDQLQEKQHMSVKETQITKGKEHMESKLNQSCCPLLRFGEHSDKSQAGPEKQLLKQISPTPDSLAVPYSQLKALSSPPDTYESHGIASVYHVPSREDEIHLASHCNGTKNRNDTMPSHSNESDEIKLDIRKEQEFSPLNVSEAPLSGPEVSLSHGVTTDPSLWISMPETNETEAKNCPSPEIKTLVELQNAVPTPCCFIETTHITTLPVIPHVESSQTPALSREKEVSGKEVGCLVTDNKRCKDPKDKLEWEVLVQEVVSADQSLARSLYPTTNRKTALMLMEQLLSEDTLLMEEHYKKKQEKKVSNPRQAAHSTEMPQNDKPSNPPSSLSDDAALSNNQKDKLCNTEMDIIEKKRQLIADIEERLKSLEEVRSTLQGEEKENGARGDALETLVRESCVPAELERYTQFIGDLERVVSLLMCLSARLARVQNALSTVDDKTDTEEKQSLDNRHHLLCKQREDAKDLKDNLDRRERLVSTFLSKQLTNAQLQEYRCFIQTKASLLIRQKDLDEKQRLGEEQLEALLNSIPQ